ACGCGAGCACGCATCGGCGATGCGGGTGCTCGGGAACCAGAAGCCGTAGTCGCCGCCGAAGTCGGCAGCCGGTCGTCGGGCGGGGAGCTCGGGGTAGGCGTCGCGCATGGCCCGCCGCGCCGCCCCGGGAGCGCGCGCGAAGACATCGCTGATGCGCTTCGGGGTGCGCGGCAGGATGTCGACGCGTCCGCGGAAGATCGATCCCTCGCGGTCGTTGGTCCCGATGATGAGCGGCACACGGTGCGCCCGCCCGTCTCGGAAGGCGACGAACGGCCGCTCCGGCACGATGTCGCCGTCGATCACCGGAGCGAAGCAGAACGCGCCGGCGTAGACATCGGGCGTGCGCACCTGGAGTTCGACCGAGGCGGCCACGAGTTCGTCGGCGTTCGACTCCGTCAGGAGCTGCTGCGCGGTCGCCGTACCCACGTCGAGCGCGCCGGGCTGATTCCGCGTCGCCCGCTCGCGCTCGACCTCCCGCAGGATGGCGACGTACTCCGCCGCCCACCTCCCCGTCAGTTCCGGCGGATAGACCGCGTCGGGCGGCGGGCTCTGCGCGATCGCCCCGACGAAGAGTCCTCGCGCCGACGGCGTGGTCATCAGCGTGGTGACCGCGTTCCCGCCCGCCGACTCACCGAACACCGTGACGCGCTCGGCGTCCCCGCCGAACGCGCCGATGTTGTGCCGCACCCACTCGAGCAGGGCGACCTGGTCGCGCAGTCCCAGGTTGCGATCGAACGGCCGTTCCTTAGTGCCGTACCGGGTGAAGTCGAGGTAGCCGAGCGCTCCGAGCCGGTAGTTGAAGCTCACGTACACGACGCGTCCGCTGCGCACGAACCCCTCGCCCTGGCCCGAGAAGTCCCTCGAGGAGCCCGCGCTGTAGCCGCCGCCATGGATGAACACCATCACCGGCAGCAACGGTCCGCCGGGTTCGCGCGCCGGCGCATGCACGTTCGCGGTGAGGCAGTCCTCATCGGCGACGACCGCGTTGGGCAGCACGCGCGGCCGCCGCGTCACCCGGGCCTGCGGGGCGACGGCGCCGTAGTCCGAGGCGTCGCGAACCCCTGGCCACGGATGCACCGGGGCCGGCGCCCTGAACCGCAGCTCGCCGACCGGTGGGGCCGCGTACGGGATGCCGCGCCAGGCGAGCACCTCGCCCTCGCGGACTCCGCGCACGACGCCCCCGGTGACGCGAACCTCGAGCCGGTCGTCCGTTCCGGGGTGTGCGGTCATGCCCGCGTGCACCTCATCCACGCCATTCAAGCCCTGCGGCGGCCGCGCCGCCACTGCTGTGCGCGAAGACGGTGCCGCGAGCGATCAGCGACCGAGCAGGTCGTTCAGCCAGCCGGGCCCGGCGACGAGGGCCGCCTCGGGCAGGCGCGCCCGCAGGCCACGATCGGCCGTCACGACGA
This DNA window, taken from Agromyces sp. 3263, encodes the following:
- a CDS encoding carboxylesterase/lipase family protein, with the translated sequence MTAHPGTDDRLEVRVTGGVVRGVREGEVLAWRGIPYAAPPVGELRFRAPAPVHPWPGVRDASDYGAVAPQARVTRRPRVLPNAVVADEDCLTANVHAPAREPGGPLLPVMVFIHGGGYSAGSSRDFSGQGEGFVRSGRVVYVSFNYRLGALGYLDFTRYGTKERPFDRNLGLRDQVALLEWVRHNIGAFGGDAERVTVFGESAGGNAVTTLMTTPSARGLFVGAIAQSPPPDAVYPPELTGRWAAEYVAILREVERERATRNQPGALDVGTATAQQLLTESNADELVAASVELQVRTPDVYAGAFCFAPVIDGDIVPERPFVAFRDGRAHRVPLIIGTNDREGSIFRGRVDILPRTPKRISDVFARAPGAARRAMRDAYPELPARRPAADFGGDYGFWFPSTRIADACSRHGPVWSYRWDFAPRLLTLVGLDATHGVEMFALFDRTDVPLARVITSLGGNEQYAAAGERMRQHWLHFAETGAPGPGWPRYEELARSTLVIDASDRVESDPRSERRRAWTAFAPSLAG